A genomic segment from Etheostoma spectabile isolate EspeVRDwgs_2016 chromosome 11, UIUC_Espe_1.0, whole genome shotgun sequence encodes:
- the b3galt1b gene encoding beta-1,3-galactosyltransferase 1: protein MPSKVSCLYLLTVVCWASALWYLSISRPTSTYVGHMSVPIRKAAKPPKNITFTNIHTRTLNPHAFEFVINEPKKCESAAPFLVILISTTHKEFDARQSIRETWGDESTFGDIRILTIFLLGRNTDPVLNQMVEQESQIFHDIVVENFIDSYHNLTLKTMMGMRWVATFCPNAQYVMKTDSDIFVNMDNLIYKLLKPTTKPRRRYFTGYVINGGPIRDMRSKWYMSRDLYPDSKYPPFCSGTGYVFSADVAELIFQTSLHTRLLHLEDVYVGLCLRKLGIHPYQNSGFNHWKMAYSLCRYRRVITVHQISPEEMHRIWNDMSSKKHLRC, encoded by the coding sequence ATGCCTTCAAAAGTGTCATGTTTATACCTGTTGACAGTGGTTTGCTGGGCGAGCGCTCTGTGGTACTTGAGTATATCTCGCCCAACTTCCACTTATGTCGGTCACATGTCTGTGCCTATACGTAAGGCagcaaaacccccaaaaaacatcACCTTCACCAACATCCACACCCGCACCCTTAACCCACATGCCTTTGAATTTGTAATCAATGAGCCGAAGAAGTGCGAAAGTGCCGCTCCCTTCCTGGTCATCCTCATCAGCACCACGCACAAGGAGTTTGATGCGCGGCAGTCAATTCGGGAGACCTGGGGGGATGAGAGCACCTTTGGCGACATCCGCATCCTCACCATCTTTCTGCTGGGCAGGAACACGGACCCCGTCCTGAACCAGATGGTGGAGCAGGAGAGCCAGATCTTCCATGACATTGTGGTGGAGAACTTTATTGATTCCTACCACAACCTCACCCTCAAGACCATGATGGGCATGCGCTGGGTGGCTACCTTCTGCCCCAACGCACAGTATGTCATGAAGACCGACAGCGACATCTTTGTCAACATGGATAATCTGATCTACAAGCTCCTGAAGCCCACCACCAAGCCAAGAAGGAGATATTTCACTGGCTATGTCATAAATGGTGGTCCCATAAGGGATATGCGCAGTAAATGGTACATGTCCAGGGACTTGTATCCTGACAGTAAATACCCACCCTTCTGCTCGGGCACTGGCTATGTGTTCTCTGCTGACGTTGCTGAGTTGATCTTCCAGACTTCCTTACACACAAGACTATTGCACCTGGAGGATGTGTATGTGGGACTGTGTTTGCGTAAACTGGGTATACACCCGTATCAGAACAGTGGTTTTAATCACTGGAAAATGGCCTACAGTCTGTGCCGGTACAGGCGGGTTATCACCGTGCACCAGATCTCCCCAGAGGAGATGCACCGCATTTGGAACGACATGTCCAGCAAGAAGCACCTGAGGTGTTAG